ACCTGCCGACGAAATCCTAGACAAGGACGACGTGACGATCCTGAATATTTCGGGCACGGAGTTGCGCCGCCGCCTGCAAGAGGGTCTTGAGATCCCAGAATGGTTCTCTTTCCCCGAGGTAGTCAAAGAGCTGCGCCGCACCCGGCCGCCCCGCAGCCAGCAAGGCTTTACCGTGTTTTTTACCGGTTTCTCCGGCTCTGGCAAATCCACCGTCGCAAACGCTTTGATGGTCAAGCTGATGGAAATGGGCGGGCGCCCCGTGACCTTGTTGGACGGCGATATCGTGCGCAAAAACCTCAGCTCCGAACTGGGGTTCAGCAAGGAACACCGCGATCTCAACATCCGCCGCATCGGCTATGTCGCATCTGAGATCACCAAGAACGGCGGCATCGCCATCTGTGCGCCGATCGCGCCCTATGCCACCACCCGCCGCGCCGTGCGCGAAGACGTCGAGAACTTTGGCGCCTTCGTCGAGGTGCATGTGGCCACCTCAATCGAGGAGTGCGAACGCCGCGACCGCAAGGGGCTCTACAAGCTGGCCCGCGAAGGCAAGATCAAGGAATTCACCGGGATCTCAGACCCTTATGACGTCCCTGAAAGCCCGGAACTGCGACTGGAAACCGAAAATGTTGAGGTCGACAACTGCGCCCATCAGGTGTTGTTGAAGCTTGAAAGCATGGGTTTGATCAACGCGATGAGCCTCTGATCAGGCAACAGATCACAAAAAAGGCCGCAGTTATCACTGCGGCCTTTTTCGTTTCTAAGGTCGGATCAAACGATCAATGCACCATCACCGGCGCATAGTCGTGTTCACGGGCCAGATGAAAGGCCAGCTTGCGATTGCCAACAAGCGCCAGCTGCTGCCCCTGTGCGTCATGGACCGCGTAAAGCTGCTCTAGCCCTTCGGCCTGCGCACGTACCTCACGTGGCAGATCCGTGACCGCAATTGTTTTGACGTAAACGGTCCGGTCCTTGTTTGGCTGGGCGTTCATATTTTCCATTCGGCTACCCTTTCTTAATCGCGATTGTCTGTACAACTGTCTCAGGTTTGGCGCGGGTCAAGTCCACGTGCAGCAAACCGTTCTCCATCAGTGCCTCTCCAACCTCGACACCGTCCGCCAGAACGAAGGAGCGTTGGAATTGCCGAGCCGCAATGCCGCGGTGTAAAAAAACTCGTCCGGCGGAATCGTCGGTCTGACGGCCACGGATCACCAATTGGCGATCCTCCACGGTGATCGACAGATCATTATCGGCAAACCCGGCCACGGCCAGAGTGATGCGATAGCTAAAATCAGATGTCTGTTCGATGTTGAACGGGGGATAGCCTTCGTTGCCACCTTTGGCAGTGCGTTCCAGCACCCGTTCCAGCTGTTCAAACCCCAACATATGGGGATAAGAGCCAAGCGTCATTT
This window of the Sulfitobacter mediterraneus genome carries:
- a CDS encoding DUF1150 family protein encodes the protein MENMNAQPNKDRTVYVKTIAVTDLPREVRAQAEGLEQLYAVHDAQGQQLALVGNRKLAFHLAREHDYAPVMVH
- a CDS encoding Hsp20 family protein, giving the protein MTKMTLGSYPHMLGFEQLERVLERTAKGGNEGYPPFNIEQTSDFSYRITLAVAGFADNDLSITVEDRQLVIRGRQTDDSAGRVFLHRGIAARQFQRSFVLADGVEVGEALMENGLLHVDLTRAKPETVVQTIAIKKG